The proteins below are encoded in one region of Bacillus vallismortis:
- the rocF gene encoding arginase, whose translation MDKTISVIGMPMDLGQARRGVDMGPSAIRYAHLIERLSDMGYTVEDLGDIPINREKIKNDEELKNLNSVLAGNEKLAQKVNKVIEEKKFPLVLGGDHSIAIGTLAGTAKHYDHLGVIWYDAHGDLNTLETSPSGNIHGMPLAVSLGIGHESLVNLEGYAPKIKPENVVIIGARSLDEGERKYIRESGMKVYTMHEIDRLGMTKVIEETLDYLSACDGVHLSLDLDGLDPNDAPGVGTPVIGGISYRESHLAMEMLYDAGIITSAEFVEVNPILDHENKTGQTAVELVESLLGKKLL comes from the coding sequence ATGGATAAAACGATTTCGGTTATTGGAATGCCAATGGATTTAGGACAAGCACGACGCGGAGTGGACATGGGCCCGAGTGCCATCCGGTACGCCCATCTGATTGAGAGGCTTTCAGACATGGGGTATACGGTTGAAGATCTCGGTGACATTCCGATCAACCGCGAAAAGATCAAAAATGACGAGGAATTAAAGAACCTGAATTCCGTTTTGGCGGGAAATGAAAAACTCGCGCAAAAGGTCAACAAAGTCATCGAAGAGAAAAAATTCCCGCTTGTCCTCGGCGGCGACCACAGTATTGCGATCGGCACGCTGGCAGGCACAGCGAAGCATTACGATCATCTCGGCGTCATCTGGTATGACGCGCACGGAGATCTGAATACGCTTGAAACATCACCATCAGGCAATATTCACGGCATGCCGCTTGCCGTCAGCCTCGGCATCGGCCACGAGTCACTGGTGAACCTTGAAGGCTACGCGCCTAAAATCAAACCGGAAAACGTCGTCATCATCGGCGCCCGGTCACTTGATGAAGGGGAGCGCAAGTATATTAGGGAAAGCGGCATGAAGGTGTACACGATGCACGAAATCGACCGTCTCGGCATGACAAAGGTGATCGAAGAAACCCTTGATTATTTATCAGCATGTGACGGCGTCCATCTCAGCCTTGATCTGGACGGGCTTGATCCGAACGACGCACCGGGTGTCGGAACCCCCGTCATCGGCGGCATCAGCTACCGTGAGAGCCATTTGGCGATGGAAATGCTGTATGACGCAGGCATCATCACCTCAGCTGAATTCGTCGAGGTCAACCCGATTCTTGATCATGAAAACAAGACTGGCCAAACAGCGGTAGAGCTCGTAGAATCTCTGCTAGGGAAGAAGCTGCTGTAG
- a CDS encoding Phr family secreted Rap phosphatase inhibitor, whose product MKKCLIGVGVAAVILSGWFIADHQTHSQEMKVAEKMIG is encoded by the coding sequence ATGAAAAAATGTCTGATTGGTGTAGGCGTCGCAGCGGTGATTTTATCAGGATGGTTTATTGCAGACCACCAAACTCATTCACAGGAGATGAAAGTCGCTGAGAAAATGATTGGATAA
- a CDS encoding Rap family tetratricopeptide repeat protein: MNKIAPAEIANMLNDWYLAIKKHEVEESARLFEEVKPLLDDMEEDQEVLAYFSLLELRHKVLLHEARGQGFQHEEPSHMNATSDMLKYYFFLFEGMYEAYKNNYDIAIGLYKEAEQYLGNIPDPIEKAEFHLKVGKLYYKLGQNIVSLNHTRQAVKTFREETDYKKKLASALITMSGNCTEMNQFEEAETYLDEAIRITRELEDHFFEAQLLHNFGLLHAQSGKSEEAVSKLEEALQHEEFARSAYYYYSVYLLIRELFKSQKKEQALSYYQDVKEKLAIEPNRICEAKIDILYAIYAEGGHAETFHLCKQHMDELVSEKEYDSVRELSILAGEKYKEHELYKEAAHFFYEALQIEELIKRTEVI, from the coding sequence ATGAATAAAATTGCACCTGCAGAAATCGCTAATATGCTCAACGATTGGTACCTTGCAATCAAGAAACATGAAGTGGAAGAGTCCGCCCGTTTGTTTGAAGAAGTGAAGCCTTTATTGGATGACATGGAAGAGGATCAGGAGGTGCTTGCCTACTTCTCCTTATTGGAACTGCGCCACAAGGTATTGCTTCACGAGGCGAGAGGACAGGGCTTCCAGCATGAGGAGCCTTCTCATATGAATGCTACGTCAGACATGCTGAAATATTACTTTTTTCTGTTTGAAGGCATGTACGAAGCCTATAAAAATAATTACGATATCGCCATTGGGCTTTATAAAGAGGCCGAGCAGTATCTTGGCAACATTCCCGATCCGATTGAAAAAGCCGAGTTTCACCTGAAGGTCGGTAAGCTCTATTACAAACTGGGTCAAAATATTGTGTCCCTCAATCATACACGGCAAGCGGTCAAAACATTTAGGGAAGAGACCGATTATAAAAAGAAACTCGCCTCGGCGCTGATCACGATGTCAGGCAATTGCACCGAGATGAACCAGTTTGAAGAAGCTGAAACATATTTGGACGAAGCGATCCGGATCACGAGAGAATTAGAGGATCATTTTTTTGAAGCCCAGCTTTTGCATAACTTCGGACTTCTTCATGCGCAAAGCGGCAAATCAGAAGAAGCGGTCTCCAAATTAGAAGAGGCCCTGCAACACGAAGAATTTGCCCGCTCCGCCTATTACTATTATTCTGTCTATCTACTGATACGAGAACTGTTTAAGAGTCAAAAGAAAGAACAGGCTTTATCTTATTACCAAGATGTGAAGGAAAAATTGGCTATCGAGCCGAATAGAATATGTGAGGCAAAAATAGATATTTTATATGCCATTTATGCAGAAGGAGGTCATGCGGAAACGTTTCACTTATGCAAACAACATATGGATGAATTGGTGTCCGAGAAAGAGTATGACAGTGTAAGAGAACTTTCCATTTTGGCTGGCGAAAAGTATAAAGAGCATGAGCTTTATAAAGAAGCTGCCCACTTTTTTTATGAGGCATTACAAATTGAAGAACTCATTAAACGAACGGAGGTTATATAA
- a CDS encoding GNAT family N-acetyltransferase → MTMMLTPMQTEEFRSYLTYTTKHYAEEKVKAGTWQPEDAQLLSRQAFSNLLPKGLETPHHHLWSLTLNEKEIVGWLWVHAEPEHPQQEAFIYDFGLYEPYRGKGYAKQALAALDQQARSMGIRKLSLHVFAHNQAARKLYERTGFQETDVVMSKKL, encoded by the coding sequence ATGACAATGATGCTGACTCCCATGCAGACAGAAGAATTTCGGTCTTATCTCACGTACACGACCAAGCATTACGCGGAAGAGAAGGTTAAGGCGGGAACATGGCAGCCTGAAGACGCACAGCTTTTGTCTAGGCAGGCCTTTTCCAATCTGCTTCCGAAAGGGCTGGAAACCCCCCATCATCATTTGTGGAGCCTCACGCTGAATGAAAAGGAAATCGTCGGCTGGCTCTGGGTCCATGCTGAACCGGAGCACCCGCAGCAGGAAGCGTTTATTTACGATTTCGGGTTATATGAACCATACAGAGGCAAGGGCTATGCAAAGCAAGCATTGGCGGCATTAGACCAGCAAGCACGCAGTATGGGAATCCGGAAGCTGTCCCTCCACGTCTTTGCCCACAACCAGGCGGCGCGGAAGTTATATGAGCGAACCGGATTTCAAGAAACGGACGTGGTGATGAGTAAGAAGCTGTAA
- a CDS encoding YiiX/YebB-like N1pC/P60 family cysteine hydrolase: MKFKTRMSIFMVALAMCGGLFVSPAKAVKTTNYAEEIAALQPGTTPEEIMKSASQIAKQQHVKQDVILKQFYEEITADKAEGDRLAKENGMSIMGGSSGTKKLPTSAKGNIYYTNSYTAYYNHGHVGMYSAADKIVESVPSDGVRQIAYNARDVENNSIVQTVNVTSSQKTSAADWAVSRVGDPYSFNFVNNRNTGHDGAKNCSKLLWSAFLLKAGIDIDGNGGLGVYPRDITDSSYTSTIMTIY, translated from the coding sequence TTGAAGTTCAAGACAAGGATGTCAATATTTATGGTAGCGCTTGCAATGTGCGGCGGATTGTTTGTTTCTCCCGCCAAAGCCGTAAAAACCACAAACTATGCAGAAGAAATCGCCGCACTGCAGCCAGGCACGACGCCGGAAGAAATCATGAAGTCCGCCAGCCAGATTGCCAAACAGCAGCACGTCAAGCAAGACGTCATTCTGAAACAGTTCTATGAGGAAATCACAGCTGATAAGGCAGAAGGCGACAGGCTCGCCAAGGAAAATGGCATGTCTATCATGGGCGGCTCGTCCGGCACGAAAAAACTTCCGACAAGCGCGAAAGGGAATATCTACTACACCAACTCCTACACAGCCTACTACAATCACGGCCACGTCGGCATGTATTCCGCCGCTGACAAAATTGTTGAATCTGTCCCGAGCGACGGCGTGAGGCAGATCGCTTACAATGCCAGAGACGTGGAAAACAACTCCATCGTACAGACAGTCAATGTCACTTCTTCACAGAAAACATCCGCTGCCGACTGGGCGGTATCTAGAGTCGGTGACCCATACTCATTTAACTTCGTCAATAACAGAAATACCGGCCATGACGGCGCCAAAAACTGTTCAAAGCTCCTATGGTCCGCCTTTTTGCTGAAAGCAGGCATTGATATAGACGGCAACGGAGGCTTAGGCGTATATCCGCGCGACATCACTGACTCTTCCTATACGTCGACCATCATGACCATTTACTAA